Genomic DNA from Acidobacteriota bacterium:
GCAGAGCGCGGCGTGGGAGGCGATCACCTCCGACGAGCGCAAAAAGATCGCGAAGACGGAAGCCGCGCTGCGCGAGGTGAAGCAGGGTGACGACTACCGCGCTATCCGCACCGCCATCGAGGCGCTGAATGTGGCGACGACGCGACTGGCCGAGCTGATGATGGACACCGCGGTGACGAGCGCGCTCAAGGGAAAAGAGATGGGTAAGACGGGCCTCGACGTTGGTGAAGGTCCGAGCGCGCCGCATCCGTTCGCGCCCGCGGAGGTCATCGATTCGGAGGTCGATTCGGAGGTCGTTGAGACCGGGCGCGGAGATGCGGGGAGGAAGGAATAGTCATGGCGGTGGGGAAGAATCCGTACATCGAAGAAGCGCAGTTCACGCCCGCGAAGAAGAAGTACAAGGTCACGTTCATCTTAGGTGCGGGCGACGAGAAGAAGGAAGTGGAAGTGGACCCGGCAAAGGTGCCGTACGGCGAGCACGGACTGTCGGGGTCCATCCTCGATATCTCCGAAGGTCACGGCATCGGACTCGACCACGCGTGCGGCGGCGTGTGCGCCTGCTCCACCTGCCACGTGGTGGTGCGCGAAGGGTTGGAAACCTGCAACCCGGGTTCCGACGCCGAGTACGACGAACTCGACATGGCGCCCGGCATCACGCCGCGATCGCGCTTGGGCTGCCAGACGGTGCCGAACGGCGAGAAAGATATCGTCGTCGAGATCCCGGAGTGGAATAAGAACTGGGTGAAG
This window encodes:
- a CDS encoding 2Fe-2S iron-sulfur cluster-binding protein, producing MAVGKNPYIEEAQFTPAKKKYKVTFILGAGDEKKEVEVDPAKVPYGEHGLSGSILDISEGHGIGLDHACGGVCACSTCHVVVREGLETCNPGSDAEYDELDMAPGITPRSRLGCQTVPNGEKDIVVEIPEWNKNWVKEHE